DNA from Pseudocitrobacter corydidari:
ACGTTTGTATCGCCGCTGATTGCCCGCGTTACGCTGGCTGCGGATGAGCCCTTTGCTCTCATAGAAGTGCAAAGCGGAGACGGCAACCCCGGTACGTCGGGCGACTTCACCCGGCGTGAGCAGCGTTTTAATGCGCGTTGGTTTTTTTTCCATTTTCTGCTTTACCTCAAGTTAACTTGAGGAATTATACTCGCCAGCAAGACAAAAGTTGAAGCAAAAATAGACAACGGGGAGAGCCTTATGTCCCATCGGGAAATTATTCAAACGCTTATCGAATGGATAGATGAACATATCGATCAACCACTTAACATTGATGTCGTGGCGAAAAAATCCGGATACTCAAAATGGTATCTGCAACGGATGTTCCGCACCGAGATGCATCAAACGCTGGGCGACTACATTCGCCAGCGCCGTCTGTTATTGGCCGCACAAGAGCTGCGAAATACCCAGCGCCCGATTTTCGATATTGCGATGGACCTGGGTTATGTTTCCCAGCAGACCTTCTCGCGCGTATTCCGCCGCGAATTCGACCGCACGCCGAGCGACTATCGCCATCGCCTGTCAGCATAAGCATCGCGCCGGATGACGCTTGCGCTTATCCGGCGTGCAGGTAAAACAGAGCCCTTTCCTTATGTAACTATTGTCAGCGATAAATGGCGCATTTTGCTGCGTTTACCTCTGGTGAATAAAACAGCAATTGTGATATAGTTCACAGTATAGAGTGAAACAAAAACAGCGTTTCATATCATTTGTGATTGCCTGTCGATAGCCAGAGTGGACTACACCTTCGTGAGAACGCCGCGCTGTCAGGGCATACCGTTTATCTCTGAGGATAAGGTCTCATGGTTTCCATCTCTACAGGTGTCGTACTGTTACGCTGGCCGCTTTTCAGCGCCATTCTGATGTTCCTTGCCAGTACTCTGAAAATTCGCTTACGCAAAGCTGATTACGCGGGCCTCGCGGTGATTTGTAGCGCGCTGGGTGTGGCGTCGGCCTGCTGGTTCGCAACGGGGTTGCTGGGAATTACGATGGTGGATATTGCGACTATCTGCA
Protein-coding regions in this window:
- a CDS encoding YjcB family protein encodes the protein MVSISTGVVLLRWPLFSAILMFLASTLKIRLRKADYAGLAVICSALGVASACWFATGLLGITMVDIATICNNIKEVMVEVMSQTPPEWPMVLT
- the soxS gene encoding superoxide response transcriptional regulator SoxS, with amino-acid sequence MSHREIIQTLIEWIDEHIDQPLNIDVVAKKSGYSKWYLQRMFRTEMHQTLGDYIRQRRLLLAAQELRNTQRPIFDIAMDLGYVSQQTFSRVFRREFDRTPSDYRHRLSA